A stretch of the Rosa rugosa chromosome 5, drRosRugo1.1, whole genome shotgun sequence genome encodes the following:
- the LOC133711411 gene encoding uncharacterized protein LOC133711411: MDTGQGGIGAIIRDENGTFLAAIARPFSLVRSALHMEIEAMRAGLLLAIHQGMTNVDIETNCATVVTALNGEMEDLSKIGSIVEDCKAYLQALSPFHLQYIYREVNGVAHRLAHLASLSVLDEYWLE; the protein is encoded by the coding sequence ATGGACACAGGACAAGGAGGCATTGGGGCAATTATCAGAGATGAAAATGGTACGTTTTTAGCTGCTATTGCACGTCCCTTTTCTCTTGTACGTTCTGCTTTGCATATGGAGATTGAGGCTATGAGAGCGGGACTTCTATTGGCTATACATCAGGGAATGACTAATGTTGACATTGAAACTAATTGTGCTACTGTTGTTACCGCACTTAATGGTGAGATGGAGGATCTTTCAAAGATTGGCAGTATTGTAGAGGATTGTAAGGCCTATTTACAGGCTCTATCGCCTTTTCATTTACAGTACATTTACCGTGAAGTAAATGGTGTAGCCCATAGATTGGCGCACCTTGCTAGTTTATCTGTTTTAGATGAGTATTGGTTAGAATAG
- the LOC133707897 gene encoding uncharacterized protein LOC133707897, which yields MFPIAYAVVEIENKETWTWFMEYLVEDLELDHGPKYVFMSDKQKGLLDAVEQMVPGSEHRHCVRDLHNNFKKKNPGIELKNLLWAVARDTLMVWYNKHMNEMLEASSAAVKWLADHDGPEHWSRSHFTEHCKCDMLLNNTNECWNSVIAECRDKPILVMFEWLRQNMMIRLNNRRVAGMKWKVNIGPRIQKIIKKNSERAREYQAFRSADFVFEIHRRGGSILQVQHSVDLAKLTCTCRMWSLSGLPCPHAITSIWVKGDDHIAYVHHYYSKQAYLDAYSYAINPVPGIEM from the coding sequence ATGTTTCCTATTGCTTATGCAGTAGTTGAGATAGAGAATAAGGAAACTTGGACTTGGTTTATGGAATATCTGGTGGAAGATCTTGAGCTAGATCATGGGCCTAAGTATGTGTTTATGTCGGATAAGCAAAAAGGATTGCTTGATGCAGTGGAACAAATGGTCCCTGGTTCTGAACACCGGCATTGTGTGAGGGATCTTCACAATAACTTTAAGAAGAAGAATCCGGGAATTGAGTTGAAGAACTTACTTTGGGCAGTAGCAAGGGACACACTAATGGTCTGGTACAACAAGCACATGAATGAGATGCTAGAAGCTTCAAGTGCAGCTGTAAAATGGTTGGCTGATCATGATGGACCAGAACACTGGAGTAGATCACACTTTACTGAGCATTGTAAGTGTGATATGCTTCTCAACAATACGAATGAATGCTGGAACTCGGTCATTGCAGAGTGTAGAGACAAGCCTATTTTAGTGATGTTTGAGTGGTTGAGGCAAAATATGATGATAAGGCTGAACAATAGGAGGGTTGCAGGTATGAAGTGGAAGGTTAATATTGGCCCAAGGATTCAgaaaataattaagaaaaattcagaaagagCTAGAGAATATCAAGCATTCAGGTCTGCTGACTTTGTGTTTGAAATTCATAGGAGAGGTGGAAGCATTCTGCAAGTGCAACATTCAGTTGATTTAGCCAAGCTAACATGCACATGCAGGATGTGGTCATTGTCTGGTCTGCCATGCCCACATGCAATAACATCAATTTGGGTTAAAGGTGATGACCATATTGCATATGTGCATCATTATTATAGCAAGCAAGCATACCTTGATGCATATTCATATGCTATCAATCCAGTTCCTGGTATTGAGATGTGA